A stretch of the Musa acuminata AAA Group cultivar baxijiao chromosome BXJ2-7, Cavendish_Baxijiao_AAA, whole genome shotgun sequence genome encodes the following:
- the LOC103992805 gene encoding uncharacterized protein LOC103992805, protein MSVMKAPIRCCISCISCILPCGALDLIRIVHASGHVEEISGTVTAGDIMRAYPKHVLRRPLSPSSTNGVVVPEAVILPPSAELRKGKIYFLIPVAAPAPGKARSGMKGTTRRSWKKEADSQGQATEKTRLLHSEPYSSDTLSKKASTQTCRRRGRIAVWRPRLESISEISDDLCVNF, encoded by the coding sequence atgagcGTCATGAAGGCTCCCATCAGGTGTTGCATCTCCTGCATCTCCTGCATCCTGCCATGCGGGGCGCTCGACTTGATCCGCATCGTGCACGCGAGCGGGCATGTCGAGGAGATCAGCGGCACCGTCACCGCCGGGGACATCATGAGAGCCTACCCTAAGCATGTCCTGCGAAGGCCACTCTCACCGTCGTCGACGAACGGAGTCGTCGTGCCGGAGGCCGTGATACTGCCACCCAGCGCTGAATTGCGGAAAGGGAAGATATACTTTCTGATCCCGGTGGCGGCCCCGGCGCCGGGCAAGGCCCGATCGGGGATGAAGGGAACGACGAGGAGGAGTTGGAAGAAAGAAGCGGACAGCCAAGGTCAGGCCACCGAAAAGACGCGGCTGCTTCACAGTGAGCCGTACTCATCGGACACCCTATCGAAGAAGGCGTCGACGCAGACGTGTAGGCGGCGAGGGAGGATCGCGGTGTGGCGGCCGCGTTTGGAGAGCATCTCCGAGATCTCCGACGACCTCTGTGTGAACTTCTGA
- the LOC135617916 gene encoding tubby-like F-box protein 1 isoform X1, translated as MSQQRAFLSRVSSSSLGLFRESRNWARRERGEVEEAEEIDGGGRDGALEVPGEEEEEGGRWERMPPELIGEIVQRVEAGGERWPLRKDVVSCACLCRRWREVTRGIVRPPLETGKITFPSSLKEPGPADIPIQCFIKRNKKNSTFYLYLGLTQTFMDKGKFLLAARRFRHGARTEYIISLDVDGLSQGSNAYVGKLRSNFLGTNFRIYDSQPPHSGAKASSSRASRRFASKQISPQVPAGNFEVGQVSYKFNLLKSRGPRRMHCTLECPVGNSEEDSPKPKAHSGGVPLVLRNKAPRWHEHLQCWCLNFHGRVTVASVKNFQLVATADASQPPGVGDEETVLLQFGKFGDDLFTMDYRQPLSAFQAFAICLTSFGTKFACE; from the exons ATGTCGCAGCAAAGGGCCTTCTTATCAAGGGTCTCGTCATCGTCCCTTGGTCTCTTCAGGGAGTCCAGAAACTGGGCGCGGCGGGAGCGGGGCGAggtggaggaggcggaggagataGATGGGGGAGGTAGGGATGGGGCGTTGGAGGTtccaggggaggaggaggaggagggcgggaGGTGGGAGCGGATGCCGCCGGAGCTGATCGGGGAGATCGTGCAGCGGGTGGAGGCCGGGGGGGAGCGGTGGCCGCTGCGGAAGGACGTCGTGTCCTGTGCCTGTCTCTGCCGAAGGTGGAGGGAAGTGACCAGAGGGATCGTCCGCCCCCCGCTCGAGACCGGCAAGAtcaccttcccctcttccctcaAGGAG CCAGGGCCAGCGGATATTCCGATCCAGTGCTTTATTAAAAGGAACAAGAAGAACTCGACCTTCTATTTGTATCTCGGCTTGACACAAA CATTTATGGATAAGGGAAAGTTCCTTCTGGCAGCTCGTCGGTTTAGGCATGGTGCTCGCACTGAGTACATCATCTCTCTTGATGTTGATGGCCTGTCTCAAGGAAGTAATGCATATGTGGGAAAGTTGAG ATCCAACTTCTTGGGTACAAATTTTAGAATCTATGACAGCCAGCCACCACACAgtggtgcaaaagcatcaagcagtCGAGCAAGCCGGCGATTTGCAAGCAAGCAAATTAGCCCACAGGTTCCTGCTGGTAATTTTGAGGTCGGACAGGTGTCGTATAAGTTTAACCTTCTTAAATCAAGAGGGCCAAGAAGGATGCATTGCACTCTAGAATGTCCCGTGGGCAACTCGGAGGAAGACTCACCAAAGCCGAAGGCACATAGTGGTGGGGTACCCCTAGTTCTCAGGAACAAAGCTCCTCGGTGGCACGAGCACCTGCAGTGCTGGTGCTTGAACTTTCATGGTCGGGTCACGGTGGCCTCAGTGAAGAACTTTCAGCTGGTGGCAACTGCAGATGCCAGCCAACCGCCAGGGGTCGGGGATGAAGAGACGGTGCTGCTGCAGTTTGGTAAGTTCGGGGACGACCTGTTTACCATGGATTACCGGCAGCCACTCTCGGCCTTCCAGGCATTTGCAATCTGCCTCACCAGCTTTGGTACAAAATTTGCCTGTGAATAA
- the LOC135617916 gene encoding tubby-like F-box protein 1 isoform X2: protein MSQQRAFLSRVSSSSLGLFRESRNWARRERGEVEEAEEIDGGGRDGALEVPGEEEEEGGRWERMPPELIGEIVQRVEAGGERWPLRKDVVSCACLCRRWREVTRGIVRPPLETGKITFPSSLKEPGPADIPIQCFIKRNKKNSTFYLYLGLTQTRRFRHGARTEYIISLDVDGLSQGSNAYVGKLRSNFLGTNFRIYDSQPPHSGAKASSSRASRRFASKQISPQVPAGNFEVGQVSYKFNLLKSRGPRRMHCTLECPVGNSEEDSPKPKAHSGGVPLVLRNKAPRWHEHLQCWCLNFHGRVTVASVKNFQLVATADASQPPGVGDEETVLLQFGKFGDDLFTMDYRQPLSAFQAFAICLTSFGTKFACE from the exons ATGTCGCAGCAAAGGGCCTTCTTATCAAGGGTCTCGTCATCGTCCCTTGGTCTCTTCAGGGAGTCCAGAAACTGGGCGCGGCGGGAGCGGGGCGAggtggaggaggcggaggagataGATGGGGGAGGTAGGGATGGGGCGTTGGAGGTtccaggggaggaggaggaggagggcgggaGGTGGGAGCGGATGCCGCCGGAGCTGATCGGGGAGATCGTGCAGCGGGTGGAGGCCGGGGGGGAGCGGTGGCCGCTGCGGAAGGACGTCGTGTCCTGTGCCTGTCTCTGCCGAAGGTGGAGGGAAGTGACCAGAGGGATCGTCCGCCCCCCGCTCGAGACCGGCAAGAtcaccttcccctcttccctcaAGGAG CCAGGGCCAGCGGATATTCCGATCCAGTGCTTTATTAAAAGGAACAAGAAGAACTCGACCTTCTATTTGTATCTCGGCTTGACACAAA CTCGTCGGTTTAGGCATGGTGCTCGCACTGAGTACATCATCTCTCTTGATGTTGATGGCCTGTCTCAAGGAAGTAATGCATATGTGGGAAAGTTGAG ATCCAACTTCTTGGGTACAAATTTTAGAATCTATGACAGCCAGCCACCACACAgtggtgcaaaagcatcaagcagtCGAGCAAGCCGGCGATTTGCAAGCAAGCAAATTAGCCCACAGGTTCCTGCTGGTAATTTTGAGGTCGGACAGGTGTCGTATAAGTTTAACCTTCTTAAATCAAGAGGGCCAAGAAGGATGCATTGCACTCTAGAATGTCCCGTGGGCAACTCGGAGGAAGACTCACCAAAGCCGAAGGCACATAGTGGTGGGGTACCCCTAGTTCTCAGGAACAAAGCTCCTCGGTGGCACGAGCACCTGCAGTGCTGGTGCTTGAACTTTCATGGTCGGGTCACGGTGGCCTCAGTGAAGAACTTTCAGCTGGTGGCAACTGCAGATGCCAGCCAACCGCCAGGGGTCGGGGATGAAGAGACGGTGCTGCTGCAGTTTGGTAAGTTCGGGGACGACCTGTTTACCATGGATTACCGGCAGCCACTCTCGGCCTTCCAGGCATTTGCAATCTGCCTCACCAGCTTTGGTACAAAATTTGCCTGTGAATAA